From a single Oceanobacillus kimchii X50 genomic region:
- a CDS encoding YebC/PmpR family DNA-binding transcriptional regulator: MAGHSKWKNIQKRKNAQDAKKGKIFMRHAKDIYLAAKQGGGDLNTNAALRTAVEKAKADNMPNDNIERNIKKATGSLDGATYEEITYEGYGPGGVAVIVNVLTDNKNRTAAEVRHAFKKNGGNLGENGSVSFMFDRKGYIVIENEEGTLDEDTITMDALEAGAEDVVPQEGAFELYTEPEDFQEVVKYLEENEYTLADSEVTLIPQNYNQLSSEDEAKMMKLIDALEESEDVQDIHHNLEESN; encoded by the coding sequence ATGGCTGGTCATTCCAAATGGAAAAATATACAAAAACGTAAAAATGCACAAGATGCAAAAAAAGGTAAAATTTTTATGCGTCATGCTAAAGATATATATCTTGCAGCTAAGCAAGGTGGCGGGGATTTAAATACAAACGCTGCGTTGCGTACAGCTGTTGAGAAAGCAAAAGCCGATAATATGCCAAATGACAATATTGAACGTAACATTAAAAAAGCTACAGGTTCTCTTGATGGAGCAACCTATGAAGAAATAACCTACGAAGGTTATGGACCAGGTGGAGTAGCCGTAATTGTTAATGTTCTTACCGATAATAAGAACCGTACTGCTGCTGAAGTACGCCACGCTTTCAAAAAAAATGGTGGAAACCTTGGCGAAAATGGCAGTGTATCATTTATGTTTGATCGTAAAGGATATATTGTTATTGAAAATGAAGAGGGTACTTTAGACGAGGATACTATAACAATGGATGCTTTAGAAGCAGGAGCGGAAGACGTTGTTCCACAAGAGGGGGCTTTTGAGCTCTATACAGAACCGGAAGATTTTCAAGAAGTTGTAAAATATTTAGAGGAAAATGAATACACTCTAGCTGACTCTGAAGTGACATTAATCCCGCAAAACTATAATCAACTATCATCAGAAGATGAAGCAAAAATGATGAAGTTAATAGATGCGCTTGAGGAAAGTGAAGACGTTCAAGATATCCATCATAATTTAGAAGAAAGTAATTAG
- a CDS encoding YhcN/YlaJ family sporulation lipoprotein gives MRMYNLFFSSIFFGTILMGCTDDNTTNDQQNNNRTESVQPIHFEDQEMENSNQPESIGDQGGYIQSRQYGVNETRANHYTDAFTNEESIRLTESLRNRVDVVQAQVASTEERIVVGVILKEHADPDTGDKLVKHIERQLEDNNKEIIVYTDDIQWDRMKNLDSRLQAKEMGEQVEHLFEDIFQLDKNQ, from the coding sequence ATGAGAATGTATAATCTGTTTTTTTCAAGCATCTTCTTTGGAACCATATTAATGGGATGTACGGATGATAATACAACAAATGATCAGCAAAATAATAACCGTACTGAATCAGTACAACCAATACACTTTGAAGACCAAGAGATGGAAAATTCTAATCAGCCAGAATCTATTGGAGATCAAGGTGGCTATATTCAAAGTAGACAGTATGGTGTAAATGAAACTCGTGCAAATCATTATACCGATGCCTTCACAAATGAAGAGTCTATTCGTTTAACTGAGTCATTGAGAAATAGGGTAGATGTTGTACAAGCACAAGTGGCATCTACTGAAGAACGCATTGTAGTAGGGGTAATATTAAAGGAACATGCAGATCCTGATACTGGAGATAAACTTGTTAAGCATATTGAAAGGCAACTTGAAGATAACAATAAAGAAATTATTGTTTATACTGATGATATACAGTGGGACCGAATGAAAAACTTGGACTCCAGACTACAGGCAAAAGAAATGGGAGAGCAGGTTGAACACTTATTTGAAGATATATTTCAGTTAGATAAGAATCAATGA